In Lolium rigidum isolate FL_2022 chromosome 3, APGP_CSIRO_Lrig_0.1, whole genome shotgun sequence, the genomic window tctctctgtcgtttccgagccgacttcttatcgggatgccgagcgtcatcctgaatggcagcttgccatggctgaggagatcgctgcgcttgagctcactggcacttgggatcttgtttctcccccttctggtgttcgtctcatcacgtgtaagtgggtctataaaattaagactcgcctcgatggatctcttgagcgctataaagcgcatcttgtggctcgtggttttcagcaggagcacggccgtgactatgatgagacttttgcccctgtggctcatatgactactgtgcgtaccctacttgctgttgcttctgttcgctgttggtctgtctcccagcttgatgttcagaatgcttttcttaatggcgagttgagtgaggaggtttacatgcagcctcctcctaggtattctgttcccgatgggatggtttgtcgtcttcgacgttctctctatggtctcaaacatgcCCTCGTgctcggtttgagcgcttcgcctccgtCGTGATCGCCgccggtttctctcctagtcttcatgatccagcacttttcgttcacacttctcctcgtggacgtactcttcttcttctctatgttgatgatatgatcattacttgtgatgatcccgagtatattgccttcgtcaaggctcgtcttcgtgatcggtttcttatgaccgatcttggtcctcttcgctattttcttggcattgaggtttcctccacttcgatggcttttctatctctcgggaaaagtacattcaagatcttcttgctcgtgatgctcttggggatgagcgcacggccgatactcctatggagcttaatgttaagcttcgtcctcatcgatggtgatcctcttcccgatcccacccgttatcgccatcttgttgggagtcttgtttatcttgctcgtcactcgtcccgatatttcttatcccTGTTCATATTCTCGAGTCggcttgtctcagctcctaccactgttcactatagtcatctcctccgtgttcttcgttatcttcgtggcacgatcactcgtcgccttttctttctccgttccagctctctccaggctccggtgctattcggatgctacatgggcgagtgatcctacgaatcgtcgttcgctttcgcttactcgtgtgtttcttggtggttcgcttgttgcttggaagacgaagaaacaggtcgcagtttcccgctcgagtgttgaggctgagttgcgagctatggctttgttgattgctgaggtgacttggttacggtggttgcttgcagattttggggtctcgttacgacacccactccacttttgtccgacaagACAGTGTGCTatcgtattgcacgtgatccggtcaagcatgagctgactaagcatatcggtgttgatgctttttacacacgtgcacgagtgcaggatgatgttgttgcagttcattatgtgccttcagatttgcagttggcggatttctttacgaaggcacagactcgagcgcagcatgattttttactctccaaactcagtgttgtggatccaccatgagtttgaggggggtgttagatgtatatatctgtctattgtagttttcccatatgttagggggctttctgcatatgtgcacctgtacatgtactatatattgtggcttttggccccctgataatacaacaatcatattgcCTTAACAATTCTAAAGTTTGAACATCCTAATGGAGTTGACTTTGGAGCAAAGGTCTCGCATCTTATTAGGGTATGTACAATTGTCCAAATCAGCTGTCTGCAAGCAGGTGTCACCTAGGATTTTTAGGACGTGGATGAAAGAGAAGGATGGAGGAGACGAAAGGTGTCTGCAATCTTACCGACGCTCCGCATATAGAACTGACGACAGGTTTTCGACTGACGACACCTCTTCTCTGAAACTAAATCAAGTGGCAACTGCTCCTTATAAGACATTACAGAGTGGAACCAACTATTGGAGCAGATAATAACAGAGTTGACAAACAAAGCATGCACTATTCGGTCCAGATTCAACCGCTACAGAAACTTTATCAATTATTTTGCCACTAGGAGCTTGACAAATAATGATGGAGTAATAGACCAAGTAAGGAACTATGACAGCAGAAAAGTCAATGCGCTTATAATAGCGAGAGCAGGTAGGCTGGTTCTGGTCGTCTAATCCTGACTGCTTCTAGTCCTCTCTGCATTGTTGGACAGTTCCATTCCGTAGAGCCAGATCATGACGTCGAGTTGGCTAACTAACAATCAGCTTAGCTGCGATGGTTTAACCAATGATGAAGACCAGTATGTCGGCTGAATTATAGTGGCGATTTCTTGCACGCATATTCTTGAAATAGTACGTCAATACAAGAGGAAGCGGACTTTTGGCTCTTTGGTGCAACACACCCCCATAGAGCAAaaaaaattatactccctccgattcatattaattgacttcaatatggatgtatctagaactaaaatgtgtctagatacatccatatgagagtcaattaatatgaaccggagggagtagtaatttaAAAAAGTCAAAACAAATTTGAATCTTCCTGAAAATCAaggatgatcaagtttgtactTGTAAAAAAATGTTTGGAAAGGAAATGTTTCCCATGGTCTCCAGggcaaaaaagataaaattatgaagaatataaagtgaatagtacctgGTCATGGGATGTTTCAAGTTTGTTTTCTTTGTCCTAGGATACAATTAAAGTAATTTCCTAGGGAAATATTTTGTTTCAAGTACAATACCTCATCATCTTTGatgaatttttttaatattttttatttttccaagtATAGGGGTGTGTGTGGCATCCGAGAGCCAATATGTATTCCCGTTAATATATTCATTATAAAAAGTACAAAAGTAGTACTGTAGCAAGTAGAAATTTTAGCGACATGAAGCACATGGAATACACATGCTCGATcgaaaaaaacacacacacacatgcagaTCGGTGTGCACAGTGCGTGTCGAGTACAGAGCTACATACCTACAGTATATGCATGATAACTAGATACATGACCTAAGGAGAAGGCAACAAGGGAAATAGGGAATCATGCAAAAAGAGGCGACTATAGGTATAGTAATTCACATGGGACAGGACCGCAGAACAGGTTGACGTGCTCATGAAGGATGCCATCTTAACAAGGTCCCTGGCGATCGAAATGGAGGCTTCATGCAGAGTTCATGGAGTCCCTTTGTAAGCACGAGCAGCTTCAGCACACCGGATAATCTAGTTGTGTTTCCCTTGGGTGTAGATGTAGTCGGTGTGAGCGACGAGGGTCCTCCTCATCAGGCACTCCTCCGCTCCTTCCCCTCCCTCGCAGTCTCTCATCGCCTCCACCGGATCTTCCTGCGCCATCACCATCCCGGTTCCTGCGGCAGAGCTCTTCTCATGGGCAATGGCGGATTCAGCACCCTACAAAAGCGAACCGGGCATTGCGTTTGTGAGATGGCAAGCAGCGAAACCACGATCAGATTGTATGCAGTTGAGATTAGCTGCAACACGAAGAATGGACTGCTAGGTTATCGTCGTACCTGTGATCTGTGGTTGCTGGATCCTGGTCCGGGTCTCGCTGCCTGGCCCCTTGGGCAGAGTAGGCACAGCAGCAGCAGAGCTGCCACCAACAAGAGAGTGGCCTGCTTGGAGAAGGAGGCCATCTCTTCCGCTGTCTGTGATCGGGTTATTGGGTAGGTAATATGCAAGCATCCACCCATGGACATATATATAGCGAGAGAGAAGAGACGTAGTGGCTAGTTCTAGGCGAGTGGGTTGCGTTACTGGCGTAGGCACACGACAAGTATGCACAGGCACATAGGAGCCGTGCGGCCGTGCCGTAGCCCTTAGGTATCCGGCGTTCTTCGAATCGAGTATATCTATCTTCTGAATTCTGACGTATATCTATCTTCTGAATTCTGACGATGACGCGCCCGCTATGTCCACTTCGGAGAGATAATTTCAGTTTCGTCTAAAGCGGCCGGACTGGATCGCCGTCCTTGCTAGAGGCTATCCGTCCCTAACGTACTTGAGCTTGAGAAATTGgaggcggtggttgcttgagaaatGACTTTGTCCCGTGGACGAAACCATTATATTTCGTTGCGAATTAATACGTTTTAGGCCATCTTTAACGCGGCGACGAATTTGGTCCCCACGCGTTTGAATAAATCACTGTTGACCAAATCGTGGACCAACACAGCGATGAAAAAAAATTCCACCGCAGCATCCGTCACGATTCAAAGCTGGCCCAAATCTGAGCATGCTTTGAGTGGCCGTGGATGGAGACGAATAGTCTATCTGCCCTCGCGTGTCCACCCGTTCCTCTCCCTCGGGCCACCTGTCGGCCTCCCATCGACCCTAGCTTGGTCGCATTAAATATGATGGAGGGGGGTGCGTCGTCCCCACCTCACTCGAACATCATTCCATGTCCTACCACCCTCAAGCCCCGCCACCATGGCTCTGAGGAAGCTGACATGGAAGAACTAGCATGATGCTTCGTAGAGCCCCGTCTCCCTCGCATCCCATCGGATAAGCTTCGCGTCACGGGCACCGGCTCGCTTGGCTTCTCCGGCCGCTAGGTATCACCGCGAGCACCTCATTGTGTTAAAACTCCGCCAGCAGCAACGGTAGAGAGCGATGGTGAGGTCCAAGTGGACGACGAGGAACTCCAGATGTGGCCCGACCACATGGAGGCACCCCGAGACTCAACTCTCGAGCGGTGAAACGTGCATTCGCTGAAGAAGCCGAGGTGGCGGCACTTGCACACGCACTCCGCGCCTTTGCTTTCGAGGCGGCGGAGCTTGCGGCCGCTGAACAAGCTCGGGCAGCGCGTACCTCGAGGGGATCCGCGCCTCTGTTGTCGATGCCAACCCTGTTCAGGAGGAGGACCGAGCCGCATCGAGG contains:
- the LOC124697014 gene encoding phytosulfokines, translated to MASFSKQATLLLVAALLLLCLLCPRGQAARPGPGSSNHRSQGAESAIAHEKSSAAGTGMVMAQEDPVEAMRDCEGGEGAEECLMRRTLVAHTDYIYTQGKHN